The Malus domestica chromosome 10, GDT2T_hap1 genome contains a region encoding:
- the LOC103445218 gene encoding pentatricopeptide repeat-containing protein At2g17140 has protein sequence MDPTASLVKALFNNTNNPKLAWHLFKRIISSPTSSSSSSDLPLRSLPVIARILIDSKMHREIDSLHQLLLLSQPLETLRPCLVSLVRILAKSNLPDKAVAHFKSLRSRFPDKPPSVYLYNLLLESSLRENNVDFVLWLYKDMIFSGIKPETFTFNLLIWALCESDCLDDAREVFDKMRDKGCQPNEYSVGILVRGYCRAGLAGRGLEVLDEVRSCNVFPNKVVYNTLISSFCKQGRTDEAEKLVERMREDGLFPDAVTFNSRISALCSAGKILEASRIFRDMRVDDQGLGLPQPNVVTYNLMLQGFCKEGMLEEAEALLKSMEKAGDFINLESYNIWLLGLVRKGKLLEARLVLQEMVDKGIEPSIYSYNIVINGLCKSGMLRDARTVMSLMERKNISPDTVTYSTLLHGFCSKGKVIEANNILHEMMMNNCFPNTHSCNTLLHSLWKEGRTSEAEELLKKMNERGYGLDTVTCNIVIDGLCKDGKLDKAIEIVSGMWTHGSAALGNLGNSFIGLVDDSNKGKKCSPDLITYSTIIGGLCKAGRLDEAKKKFVEMLGKNLPPDSVIYDMFIRSFCEQGRISSAFRVLKDMEKKGCNKSIQTYNSLILGLGSKKQIFEIYGLMDEMRERGVPPDVRTYNNMMKSLCEGERVRDATSLLDEMLQKGISPDISTFRILIEAFCKGCDFGAAHEVFDIALSVCGHKEALYSLMFNELLAGGEIWNAKELFEVALDRYFYLGNFNYKDLIDRLCKDEKLEDASSILLTMKNKGYGFDPASFLPVIDGLGKRGNKHEADELAERMMEMETEGRVTDKVYRNERETSSRKPNNTCRSDWQTIVHRDDGSGIAMKTLKRVQKGWGRENLTSLQPHTNEFIEY, from the exons ATGGACCCAACCGCCTCTCTCGTCAAAGCTTTGTTCAACAACACCAACAATCCCAAGCTCGCGTGGCACCTCTTCAAGCGCATCATCTCCTCCCCCacctcctcctcatcctcctccgaTCTCCCCCTCCGCTCCCTCCCCGTCATTGCCCGTATCCTTATCGACTCCAAAATGCACCGCGAAATTGACAGCCTTCACcagctcctcctcctctctcaaCCCCTCGAAACCCTTCGCCCTTGCCTCGTTTCGCTCGTGCGGATCTTGGCCAAGTCGAATCTCCCCGATAAAGCCGTTGCCCATTTCAAATCCCTCCGCAGCCGCTTCCCTGATAAGCCCCCCTCTGTGTATTTGTATAATTTGCTTCTCGAGTCCTCTCTCAGGGAGAACAATGTAGATTTCGTCTTGTGGCTGTATAAGGATATGATCTTCTCCGGGATTAAGCCCGAAACTTTTACTTTTAACCTTTTGATTTGGGCATTGTGTGAATCGGATTGTTTGGATGATGCCCGCGAGGTGTTTGATAAAATGCGTGACAAGGGTTGTCAACCGAATGAGTACAGTGTTGGGATTTTGGTTCGCGGGTATTGTCGAGCTGGGCTTGCTGGCAGAGGTTTGGAGGTTTTGGATGAGGTGAGGAGTTGTAATGTTTTTCCGAATAAGGTTGTGTATAATACTTTGATTTCTAGCTTCTGTAAACAAGGAAGGACTGATGAGGCCGAGAAGTTGGTAGAGAGGATGAGAGAGGATGGATTGTTTCCGGATGCCGTTACTTTCAATTCTAGGATTTCGGCTCTCTGCAGCGCAGGGAAAATCCTTGAAGCTTCTAGAATATTTAGAGATATGCGTGTTGATGATCAAGGGTTGGGGCTGCCTCAACCTAATGTTGTAACATATAATTTGATGTTGCAAGGATTTTGCAAGGAAGGGATGCTAGAGGAAGCAGAGGCATTGCTCAAATCTATGGAAAAGGCtggtgattttattaatttagagAGTTATAACATATGGTTGTTGGGTCTGGTCAGGAAAGGGAAGCTCTTAGAGGCACGATTGGTTCTTCAAGAGATGGTAGATAAAGGCATAGAACCCAGTATTTACTCATACAACATTGTGATAAATGGGTTATGTAAAAGCGGGATGCTCCGTGATGCAAGAACGGTGATGAGTctaatggaaagaaaaaatatttCCCCTGATACAGTGACCTACAGTACTTTACTTCATGGTTTCTGCAGTAAAGGTAAGGTAATTGAGGCCAACAATATCCTACATGAGATGATGATGAATAACTGCTTCCCAAATACTCATAGTTGCAACACTTTGCTGCATAGCCTATGGAAGGAGGGAAGGACATCAGAAGCAGAGGAGCTTCTGAAAAAGATGAATGAGAGAGGTTATGGCTTAGATACTGTGACCTGCAATATTGTGATTGATGGTTTGTGCAAAGATGGGAAATTGGACAAAGCAATTGAAATTGTGAGTGGGATGTGGACTCATGGAAGTGCGGCTCTTGGAAACTTAGGGAACTCCTTTATTGGCCTGGTTGACGATAGTAATAAAGGGAAGAAATGCAGCCCTGATTTGATCACGTATTCAACCATAATTGGTGGGTTATGCAAGGCTGGGCGACTTGATGAAGCGAAGAAGAAGTTCGTGGAGATGTTGGGGAAAAATTTGCCCCCTGATTCAGTGATTTATGATATGTTTATACGTAGTTTTTGTGAGCAAGGAAGGATATCATCTGCATTCCGGGTGTTGAAGGACATGGAGAAGAAAGGTTGCAACAAGAGCATTCAAACTTATAATTCACTAATCCTGGGATTAGGGAGTAAAAAGCAAATATTTGAAATATATGGACTGATGGATGAGATGAGAGAAAGAGGAGTCCCCCCTGATGTGCGCACTTACAATAATATGATGAAAAGTCTCTGTGAAGGAGAGAGAGTCAGAGATGCCACATCTCTTTTAGATGAAATGCTGCAGAAGGGCATATCCCCGGACATATCTACCTTCAGAATATTGATTGAAGCTTTCTGCAAGGGATGTGATTTTGGAGCCGCGCATGAGGTATTCGACATTGCTTTAAGTGTATGTGGCCACAAGGAAGCTTTGTATAGTTTGATGTTCAATGAGTTGCTCGCTGGAGGGGAAATATGGAATGCTAAAGAGCTATTTGAAGTCGCACTAGACAGGTATTTTTATCTTGGGAATTTTAACTACAAAGATCTCATTGACAGACTTTGCAAGGATGAAAAGTTAGAGGATGCTAGCAGCATTCTTCTCACGATGAAGAATAAAGGATACGGATTTGATCCAGCATCATTCCTGCCCGTAATTGATGGCTTAGGTAAAAGGGGAAATAAGCATGAGGCGGATGAACTTGCAGAGAGAATGATGGAAATGGAAACAGAGGGTAGGGTAACAGATAAGGTTTACCGAAATGAGAGGGAAACAAGTAGTCGAAAACCAAATAACACCTGCAGAAGTGATTGGCAGACCATAGTGCACAG agATGATGGCAGTGGAATAGCAATGAAAACCCTCAAGCGGGTACAGAAAGGCTGGGGTCGAGAGAATCTAACGAGTTTGCAGCCCCACACAAATGAATTTATCGAATATTGA
- the LOC103445260 gene encoding zinc finger protein ZAT3 produces the protein MNNTPDLDFRFPISPPTHQDAVVPAAPATATAASSSSTCFTASDRTHQNPRKKRSKLIRLDNPTAPNKVSRPKYAKKPDPSAPKITKPCTECGKTFWSWKALFGHMRCHPERQWRGIEPPPNLRRPVSSNIPLSELGLAMGEEDHEAASSLLMLSSGITSGTSNEIIISTAATQSVSNTNLQGALEVFDGCNSNNSGRFECSSCKKVFGSHQALGGHRASHKNVKGCFAITRSDGEVDQDHHHHNGDGGGDNGDGDGDEDVMDENHMDLGSSLGHKCSVCGRVFSSGQALGGHMRCHWDKGDETQLGFGFELGLGFNLQHPCETSKGLFLGQNSGGGGGLDLNLPAAAAASASHTTEDDHQHYSSSGLTLDLRLGI, from the coding sequence ATGAACAACACTCCCGACCTTGATTTCCGATTCCCCATATCTCCACCAACCCACCAGGACGCCGTCGTTCCCGCCGCCcccgccaccgccaccgccgcttcttcttcttccacttgtTTCACTGCAAGCGATAGAACCCACCAAAATCCCAGGAAGAAACGCTCCAAGCTGATCAGGCTCGACAACCCGACTGCTCCGAACAAGGTTTCGAGGCCAAAGTATGCAAAAAAGCCCGACCCGTCTGCCCCGAAGATCACGAAACCCTGCACTGAGTGCGGCAAGACGTTCTGGTCATGGAAGGCTTTGTTCGGGCACATGCGGTGCCACCCTGAGCGCCAGTGGCGGGGCATTGAACCGCCGCCAAATCTGCGGCGGCCCGTCTCGTCCAACATACCGCTGAGCGAGTTGGGATTGGCAATGGGTGAAGAGGACCACGAGGCGGCCTCGAGTTTGCTAATGCTTTCCAGTGGGATTACTTCTGGGACAAGTAATGAGATCATCATTAGTACTGCCGCTACTCAGAGTGTGAGTAATACTAATCTCCAAGGTGCACTAGAGGTGTTTGATGGTTGTAATAGTAACAACAGTGGTAGGTTTGAGTGCTCGAGTTGTAAGAAAGTGTTTGGATCCCACCAGGCGTTGGGGGGCCACAGGGCAAGCCACAAGAATGTGAAGGGCTGTTTTGCAATTACGAGAAGCGATGGGGAGGTTGATCAGGATCATCATCACCATAAtggagatggtggtggtgataatggtgatggtgatggtgatgaggATGTGATGGATGAGAATCACATGGACTTGGGATCATCATTAGGGCACAAGTGCAGTGTTTGCGGGAGGGTCTTTTCAAGTGGGCAGGCATTGGGAGGGCACATGAGGTGTCACTGGGACAAAGGGGATGAGACCCAATTAGGGTTCGGGTTTGAGCTAGGGTTGGGGTTCAACCTGCAGCATCCGTGTGAAACTTCAAAAGGATTATTCTTAGGTCAAAATTCTGGTGGTGGTGGGGGGTTGGACTTGAATTtgcctgctgctgctgctgcttctgcTTCTCACACTACTGAAGATGATCATCAGCACTACTCTTCTTCTGGACTCACTTTGGATTTAAGGTTGGGTATTTGA